Genomic DNA from Paucilactobacillus hokkaidonensis JCM 18461:
AGCCTTGACATACCCATTTGCAAGCATCTTTAATGGTGCAAAGCTCACTACTTGAATCGTACTAGGAACAACAACATCACTGTAATGAGTATTATATTTTTTGTCTCTCCATTTAAATCTGATTTGGTTTGCAGTCGGCATATAATTAATTTCTGTTCCTTTGTTGTCTCCCTGTGCACGTGTTTGACTAGCTTGCCAATTTTGCTGTAATCCTTGCCAAAAATGACGCTCTTGACTAGCAGCATTAACTGGTTGTAATTTAAGTGCGCCAAACCCAAACATCAAGCTTACTAAGCCCAAAACAATCAGCGTTTCTAATAATGTAAATCCCTTATTTTTAGTCATTACCAATAGTCGCTTTATCACCAACTATTCTGATATGTTCTTTTTGTGCCTTGGTAACTTGATCTTTAGTTAGTGGATGGTATTTAATTTAAAATATTAATAAGTATGGGCATTAAGACCGATATATTGTAAAATAAATGTATACATATTCCTGAATAAGCAAGAATTTTCGTGCATTTATAAATACTATCGGAGGTGTCACCTATGGTTTACCGTAAAAAGACAGTACAATTATCAATTAATTCTTTTGAAACTGCTTTAGGATGTCCGCTGAGTGCAGATAATGAATGGGTTCAATTAGCTAATCAATTACCTTGGAGTGAATGGGACGAAGTATACCAATTGGCTTTTCCGTCCAATTTGGGTCGTGCTGGTAAACCATTTAGACAATTATATGGAGCCCAACTAATCAAGCAACGAACAGGCCTTTCCGATCGTGAAGTAGTTGATGCTATTCGGGATACTCCAGCTTATCAATATTTTCTCGGCTTTTCAGAGTACCAACCAGTTCGACCTTTCGATCATGTAACACTTGTATACTTTCGTAAACGGATTGCTCCAATTTCAGACCAGATTCTTAATATCATGGCAAAATACACAGGAAAACTACTCAATGAAGCATTGCCAGATAAAAGAGTGGTAATCACTGATGCTACGGCTTTTCCAGTTAATGTTGCGTATCCGCAGGATACACATCTGCTTAATGGAACACGGCTCAAGTTAGAGGCAGATATCAAACTAATGTCTAATCAGTTGAAGTTAGCTCCGCCACGCACGCGTAAGCGTGAAGCTAAAAAACAATGGGTTGCTTTTTCTCGCCATCCACATCGTTGGGGAAAACAGACTCATAAGCAAATTAAAGCCCAGCTTCAATATATTCGACGCGATTTACGTTTCGTTGATGAACTACTCGCGCAAGGAGGCCAGTTAAGTGAACGCCGTTTGAAAGTTTTGAGCACAGTACGTAAAGTCTATGAACAGCAGGATTATATGTACCGTAATCATACGCATCATGTTAGTGACCGTATTGTAAGCCTGACTCAGCCTGAAATTAGGCCGATTGTACGAGGGAAAGCTAAACAACCAGTAGAATTTGGACCTAAGGTTGATCTATCAATTACAGATGGTGTTGTTAACATTGAACGATTCTCATTTGATTCCTTCAATGAAAGTACTGATTTCGCTTCAACCATAGATCACTATAAGGATGTTCATGGAGTCTATCCTGATGAGGTCTTAGCAGATACACTTTATCGAACACGAGCCAACATTAAGTTGTGCAAAGACTTAGGAATTAAATTAAGTGGTCCTAAGCTTGGCCGAAGGCCTAAACACGTAGATCCAGCTAAACGTCGTGAAGAACAAGATGCAGAAAATCGGCGTGGTGAAATAGAGCGCGAGTTCTCACTGATTAAGAGCAAACTTGGGCTAGGTTTAGTGACCGCCAAAACTGCAGAAACAATTGCCGTAACAGTTGACACTGGAGTTGTATTGGCCAATCTTAAACGTGTATTGAGCTTTTTTTGTGTACCAATTTCTATATTCGTCGAAATGGATGGTGTAAAGCTTCAAATAGATTACAAAATGATTAATCGGCTATCAAATTTAGTGGCCTAAGATACCATCCACTAGTTAAATAATCTTTTTGTTGTAACGTCTCAAAGTCAACTTTGTTGTTGTCTGATTCATTCTCATATAAATCGATCTGTGTCTGGACAACGGACACCATCGCATTTTGATGGACCCCTGATGCATGTTTTCGTTGTGCCGCTAAATTGGGTAAAATAATCAAAACTAACAGACTAATAATAAATAAAACGACTGACATTTCTAGTAAAGTGAACGCATTATGACATTTTGTGTTTAAACTATTTTTATTTTTTTTCATGATTAATAAATTCCCTTCATTGACTGATAAATTGGCAACATAATACTGAGATACATCCCCACAATTACAATAGCAATAATCCCAAATAACAATGGCTGTACAAAAGTTAATAACTGTTCAATTGAACGCATTAAACGCTTAAATAACATTTGCGCAAAAATTTCAAGCTCGTACCCAAGATCAGTGACTGATTCACCTTTATTCATGAACACAACTAATTCTCGTGGTAAATACGGATATTGTTCAATTAGTTGATTTGGACTTTGACCACTATTCAGTGTCTGATTGATTACTTCCCCTAGTTGATGCAATAGTGACGTTTCATCAAATTGCCGTACCATCTGACAAATTGATTTGACGCCCATTCCATTTTGAAGTAATAACGCAAAATTAGTCACTAAATAATAGCCGTAATACTGGCGATAACTACGTCCCAATAATGGCAACTGACAGAGTAAATTCACCCGGTTCATTGTTGTAGTTTTCATCCACTTATAGATAGTGCTTAAAACCAATGCAATCACAATTACTGCAATTGCTCCCCAAAGCCACGGTAAAAATTTAAGCCTGCCAGTACCAACTCCTTGATCATCCTGCCAAACTGCCAACTCTGGAAATACAAATATTTTAAGTGCTAGTAACAACATTCCCAGCAAGCAAAGCAAAATAACCGGATACTGGAGCAACCCCCTTAACTTAGTCTGTTGTCGCACTTTTAGATTTAAAAATTTTCCTAACTGAGTAATGGTTTGCTGCAAATTACCATGTTGCTCAGCAATTTTTAATTGATAATAAATATCTCGATTCACAAACCGCTGTATACTAACTGCAAATGTTGCTCCCGATGCCATTTGTCGATCAATTTCTAGTAGCATTCCATCATGTTGTGGCAACAAAGTTTGTGTAAAATTAATTGCTTGACGCATGGAGAATCCGACTTTTAGTAAATCGGCCAGCAATGAAAATAACGCTGCCTGTTCTTTGGATTTTAATTTAGCCCCACCTATATTTTTGTGCAGTAGTCTTGGTAATTTTGTTTTCATGCTTACATTGTTCAAGCTGTTGTTCCCATTCACTAGTCATCATCCCCTTATTTGTTTTATCAAATGCTAATTCCAATTTAGCGTCACTCAAAAGATCATAGAGAACCGCAAACTGGTCATTTGTCATTGGTAATAATCTTTGGTAACAAATCCCCTGAATAACCTGTTCTAAGTATTCCGGTGCTACCCCCAATTGCAACATTCGATTAACTACTCCAAAAGTATTTTGTGCATGCACAGTTGCCATTACTAAGTGGCCACTTAATGCTGCTTTAACCGCCATTTTGGCGGTTACTTCATCACGTATTTCACCAATAATAAACACATCTGGACGGTGACGTAATCCGACTTTCAAGAGCTGTTCATAATTCATTTGAGCCCTATCGTTAACTTGCAGCTGAATAAAGTTAGGTTCTTGAATTTCAACAGGATCTTCAATCGTCATAACAATTTGTGATTGACAACAGTGTTGTGCCAATTGGTACATCGTCGTAGTTTTACCAGATCCCATTGGACCAGAGAATAACACTAACCCTCGGCGACTAATTATTTGTTCCAATTGTGACCACTGTTGTGGTACTAATTGCTGATTTTTAAGTTGTGCTAGTGGATAAATGAAGCGAACTACCAAAGATTCATTTCCCTTAAAGTCACCTACACTGGAAAGTCGTAAATTAATTTTCTGTTGTTTAATTTCCCATAAAATAGCCCCTACTTGTGGTCTCCGATGTTCACTAACCGCCATATTAGCGCGGTACTTTAAATACGTGATTAATTGATTGCCCTCCTCTTTATTTAACTGATCGAGTGTTGTCAGTTGGATTTGTGAATTAAACATTACCCGATATCCCGTTTCATTTGGCAAAATATACAGATCGGATGTCTTACTTTCAATACATTGTGTGATGTAATTTGAAAATTGATTTAAACTAATGATAAAAACCTCCCCCACTATTAAATTAAATACGCAAAAAACAACTTGTTTTCATTAAAAAAAAAAAAGACGATCCAAACATTTCTGTTTGAATCGTCAACTTTATAATTTAATTTAGAACGCGTCCCAAAAACTTAATTGCGGGAACACTTTTTTTATTATTCTTCGCTATCTGACACTACGCCAGCTTCATACACATCAGCGACATCATCGTCACTTTCCAGCTCTTCAATAAGCCTCTGATATTGTGGGACTTTATCTGCTGGTACCTCAGTTGTATTTTCTGGCAACATTGTTATTTCAGCAGTGTCCAGCTCATATCCTTTTTCTTGTAATGCATCACGAACGCTAGCTAGATCACCAGGAGCAGTATAGATTTCAAATACTTCATCTTCGGTATTCATATCTTCTGCACCAGCATCTAATGCATCCATTAACATTGTGTCTTCATCGGTGTCTAATTCATCACGTAAGATAACAATATACCCACGTCGATTGAACATATATGAAACTGACCCAGTCGCACCAAGCACACCACCAGAATGTGTAAATGCAGAACGAACCGCTGCTGCCGTCCGATTCTTATTATCTGTCAATGCTGAAACCATCACAGCAATCCCACCGGGACCATAACCTTCATATGTGATCTCATCAAACTTAGCACCACCAGCACCGGTTGCTTTGTCAATCGCCCGTTGCACATTATCCTTAGGCATATTGGCGCCACGAGCTTTATCCATCACTAAACGCAATTGAGGGTTATTCGCGGGATCAGGATCACCTGCTTTAGCGGCTTGATACAAGTCACGTGAAATTTTTTGAAAGATCTTACCACGTTTGGCATCTTGGGCGTTTTTTCGTCCTTGAATATTATGCCATTTTGAATGTCCTGACATCTCGAACTCCTCTTTTCCATTATTAATGATTTACTGTCTCTACAGACCAACAAAAATGATATCAAATCCACACCCATAAATCAAGCATTCATACTTTTATTCATCGTTTAAATGCTTTACGAGTTCCTAGCAAAACTGCACCAACTATTAAAATAATTAATGCTAACTCATAGCCAAAGTGACCAAAATCATGGACTGCCTGATCACTTAAGGTACTTAAGCTTAAATAACTTGAGTTTGCAAGTAAATTAGGGATAAATAACGTTAAGCCCTTAACAAATACCAGTGTGAGCAACGCACTAATAATTAAAATCCAGCTCAATGAAGAAATCAAATGGTGCCCGATCAAAGCTCGGATTATCATTACTGCCAACAAAATCCCACTGACAATCAGCATAATTGTATCAATTCGCTTTGCAGCTAATAACTCACTAGTAACTGATTGGATTTGCTCAGTATTAATCTGTTGCGTAACCACTGAATTAATTTTCGCTTTAACTGTACTTGTAACCGAAGTTGGCAATAAACTTGTGCTAACCCCTAAACCTTCCAAATTTTCATTAACCAATTTTTCAGCTCGATTGAAAGTTGGATTCAGGTTCAAATCAATTTCATCACCAGCATATACTTGCTTTACCGATGTTTTAATTAAAGTATCGGCTTGCTTTTTGGTCATCACATTATCCGGTAACCCATATTGGGTTAAATTCTGGTTAACATTTGTCACAATTTTAGAAGTAATTGTAGAATTGCTCAATTCATGCGCCACAAATTTTTCATTAAACAAGGTCATCCTAAATATCATTGCTATCAAAAAAATTATTAATAAAATGACCCCCAGAAAATTGAAGCCACCGTGGTGTTGTTGAGGATTTGTTAATTGAGTTTTACTTTCAAAACGCGTTTTTCTACTTTCCAATTAACCATCTCCAAATCAAAAAAACTATTTGGTTGAATCACGTTTCATTAGCCCATAAGGTAAAATAACGTTTCGATCATCGACCTCTTCATTATTCATTAACTTAGTTAATAACCGCATAGCAACCGCACCAATATCATATAGTGGTTGTGTTACGGATGACATCTTGGGACGAGTTATTTCTGTATATTTAGTGTCATTCGTAGTAGTTAATTCAAAATCTGCGGGTACCTTAACACCGCGGTCAGTTAGACCATTTAATAGTCCTGCTGCCAACTCATCATCCCCGACAAAGACTGCAGTAACACCACTAGCTTGAATCTCTTCAGCCAATTCATATCCCGTGTTATAAGAATTATTTGTCTCAAATACAAATTTATCATTAAATTGACTTCCGGCTTCTTCAATTGCTTGTCGATAACCCTTTAATCGATAATCATGATTGATTGATTCATCCATTGGACCAGTTACCAAAGCTACCTTTTGATTACCACGTTTCATTAAATTTGCGACTGCTTCTTTCGTTGCAGCAACATAATCAATGCTGACGCTTGGTAATTCTTGCTTGATATCAACTGATCCAGCAACTACAACGGGCATCGATGCGCGTTCAAACTCATGTTTGAGATCATCACCCATTTTGTTACCCATGAAAATAAGCCCATCAACTTGTTTTGCCAATAAAGTATTGACCACTTGCAGCTCTTTACTACCGTTCTCATCAGAGTTGGCTAAAATGATATTGTATTTGTACATTGAGGCAATATCGTCGATTCCAAGCGCTAATTCAGCAAAATATGCGTTGGTTACATCTGGAATAATAACTCCAATTGTAGTTGTCTTTTTACTTGCTAATCCACGGGCAACAGCATTGGGCCGGTAGTCCAATCGATCGATCACATCCAAAACCTTTTTTCTGGTTGCTGGTTTAACGTTAGGATTGCCATTAACAACCCGCGAGACTGTTGCCATTGAAACGGCAGCCTCTCTTGCAACATCATAAATTGTAACTGTTTGTTTATCCATTTTTTAAAAGCCCTTTCTTCACTGGTACGGTTCGTTTTCATATTCTTTCATAACTAGGTTAATATATCAGATTAACGGAAAAAACGCAAACAACAAAATTTTAAGATCACTTTGCCAAACCTCCGATTGTGATATAATTGTCAGCAACTAAATGAAGGAGCGATGCTTTGATGACACAATTAGAAAAAGTACAACAATGGGTTAGCGATCAACAACTTGACGTTGCCTATTTAAGCGATCCAATGACCATTACATACTTAACTAGTTTTGACAGCGATCCAATTGAGCGAATTTTAGCTTTAATTGTTTTTCCAGACCAGGATCCATTTTTATTCGCACCAGCACTTGAGGTTGAAGCCATTAAAGATACTGGTTGGAAATATCCCGTTTACGGTTACTTAGATCATGAACATCCATTTGAAATGATCGCCGGCCAAATTACAAAGCGAAATTCTAATCCTAAAAATTGGGGCATTGAAGCAGGCCAATTAACAATTAGCAAATTAAATTCTCTGACTGAACAATTTCCTAAAGCACATTTTGAGACGGACTTAACGGCCATGATTCAACGATTGCGTTTAATCAAGAATGCAGATGAAATTTCAAAGTTGGATGAAGCTGGAAAATGGGCTGATTTTGCATTCAAGACCGGCTTTGAGGCTGTCAAGGTTGGCCGTACTGAGCAACAAGTTGCTGCACAACTAGAGTACGCCCTTAAGCAACATGGCATCATGCAGATGAGTTTTGAAACCTTAATACAAGCGGGTGCCCACGCGGCTGAACCACATGGTGCTACTGCTGCAAACAAAATTGCCGGTGACGAATTAATTTTATTTGACCTCGGTACAATTTATGAAGGATACATCAGCGATGCCTCTCGAACTGTTGCCGTTGGTAAACTGAATGAAAAGCAAGCTGATATCTACAAGATTTGCTTAGACGCTCAATTAACTGCTCAAGCAGCTGCCAAACCTGGCATGACTGCTGCCCAGTTAGACAAAATTGCTCGTGATATTATCACTAAAGCAGGCTATGGTGAATACTTTATTCATCGGCTTGGCCATGGCATGGGTATGAGCGAACATGAATTCCCATCAATCATGGAAGGTAACAATATGCAACTCGAACCTGGTATGTGCTTTTCGATTGAACCGGGAATTTATATTCCTGGTGTTGCTGGAGTTCGAATTGAAGACTGTGTCCACATCACTGACAATGGTTGTGAACCGTTTACCCATACACCAAAAGATTTAACCTACGTCGGCTAAATTTAATAACTTAGAACAAATAAAAAAACAACCAAAGCGGTTGTTTTTTTATTTGCGGACTATTTAGTCTGATCTTTCTCATCAGGAGTATCATTAGTTTTATCAATGACGATATCATCTGATGTATCTTTATCATCAACTGCTGAAGCAAGCTGCTCTCTAATTGATGCGGTTTGTTCTTCAAAATTATCGTTACTAAAATGATCTACAACTTGATTCTTTTGATCTTTTAACTTTTCACTTGCTGATTGAACTTTTTCTTGCGCACTTTGTTTGTACTGATCAGCGTTGCCCATAAAGTCATCTGCAGCATCTTGCGCATACAACGCATAATCGATTACTTGTTCCTTTAAATCAGAACCAGTCTCTCGTACTTTTTGTTTAAGTTGATCTTTTTGTTCATCACTTAGTAAATAATGTGCAGCTACTGCAGCCGCACCTACTAAGGTTGCTCCAAATAAAAATCCTTTAGCCATTGTCATTTTCCTCTCTATTATCAATTATTGGTTTGCTTTTTATTTTTATGATGTTGCCAAAAACTAGATACAGCAGACTTACCAAGCGATGCAGCAATTCCTGCACCAGCAGTTTTTTTAGCGTTACCAGAAAAACGATCTGTGACTTTTCGAGTGGCAGAATTTAAGTCAGAAACACTAGTTCCTAAATCTGCAACAGCCTGAAACGCTGGATCGATCGTTTCAACTTTTTGATTAACATCTTCCAATAATTCATTTGCATTACTTAAGATTACTTCAACCTCTTTGCTTAATGCATCTGCATCATTGGTTAATACTGAGATACTACGATTAGTTTCTTTCAGTGTGGAACTTAATCTTACTAAAAAGTACCCAATAAACAATACTAGAATCAAAAAAGCAATCGCAGCAATCAACCCAGCAACTTGTCCTAATGTCATTAAACGAAACCTCCTTGAGTGGTTAACGTATTTGTAAAATAAGCATATCACGACCACAGACCAACCGCAATTAAAACAAATAGTTTTACCATTCAGTGGCAATATTTGATAAGATAGATGCAGACATTTTTATTGGAGGTCCCCGGAGTGAATCAAATCATATTAGCAGGCCTAAATTCAAAGTTAACCCAACAAGCCCAAAATTTTACTGGATACTTCACAAAATTAGATTGGGAAACGATTGGCAAACATATCGCCAGCCGTTTTTTATTATTAATCACTGTTACAATCGTTTTTGGTCTTGTGATTTGGATTGGTAAAGTAGTTATTAACCATACATTTAAACGTTATAAACTTCATTCAATGCTCACAACCAATCGAACTAATACAATTCACGCTTTAACGCTCAATATTTTTCGTTACACCTGTTTTTTCTTTTACCTTTATGCAATTCTTTCATTGATTGGGGTGCCAGTTGGAACCCTCATTGCAGGTGCTGGAATTTTTAGTATCGCACTTGGTCTTGGTGCCCAAGGATTTGTTAATGATGTTGTCACTGGCTTTTTCATTTTATTAGAACAACAACTAGATGTGGGCGATATAGTTGAAATTGGTACAATTAAGGGAACTGTCACGACGCTTGGCATTCGTACAACACAAGTAACCAGTCCAGATGGCACCCTCAATTTCATCCCTAATCGCAACATCACCATCGTTAGTAATTTTTCCCGCAATAATATGCGGGTCCTCATTGATATCAAAATTAGTACCGCTACACCGTTAGACCAGTTAAAGAAACAAATTGAACAGGTGAACGATGACTTAGTGCCACAATTTTCAGAACTTCAAACCAGGCCTGATATTATTGGGCCTACATTAAATCAAGATAATTTACTGGTCTATCGCATTATATTGATGACAGCGAATGGAACCCAAGAAAAAATCAGAAGTTCTTTTTTGGCTGCTTATCTAAGTGCCATTAGGCAAGCAGGAATAGAATTAATTCCTTAAAGTAAAAAAAACAGCGCCGAGAAAATATTATTTTCCCCGGCGCTGTTTTTTAATTGTTATCAAAGTACACTACTATGCTTAACTTTGCTGTGCACTCCGGTGTTTAAGATAGCCAGTAATTGCACTAACCCCAGCTACAATTGCATCCGTATTAGGGGCCATCTTTTCACTATGGAGCGAATAAGGACTATCAACACCGAGCCAAAACATTGTCCCGGGAATTTTAGAAATTAGATAGCCAAAATCTTCACCAGTCATCGCCGGTTTTGTTTCAATAAAATTAACATCCACTTGCGACTCCATATAACTAATAAAATCAGCTGTAATATCAGGATCGTTTTCAACTGGCAAATAGCCACCCTGATGTAATTCAAGTGCAACTTCACACCCATAAGTTAATGCAACCCCTTGTGCAATTGCACGCACTCGTTGCTGCATATGCCAATTATTTTTTTGAGTTAACGACCGAATTGTTCCATCAATGTGCGCATGTCCGGCAATTACATTACCAGTGTCGCCAGCATTAAGATGACCTAATGTCACCACACCACCTTCAATCGGGTCCACGTTGCGACTCACAACTGTTTGAGTCTGCATGACAAATGCACTAGCTGCCACCACCATATCATTAGCATTGTGTGGATATGCAGCATGCCCACTCTTACCATTAAAATCAGCATGAATTTCACATGTGCCTGCAAATAACGTTCCATTTAAACAACAGATCGCTCCTGCTGGTAACTGTGGATTATCATGTAGTGCATAAATTTCATCTGGCATCCACTCATCCAGTGCTCCGCTTTGATAAAGTAACATCCCACCACTATGATTTTCTTCAGATGGTTGGAAAATAAACACTAAATCAGTATCAGGCTGATTACTGGCAAAATAGCTCAAAATTCCAAGAGCAACTGTCATATGAATATCATGACCACACGCATGCATTTTACCATCAATTTTAGAACTAAATGGTAACCCAGTTTTTTCTTTAACCGGTAATGCATCAATATCAGTCCGATATCCAATTAACCGTTTATGACTTTTACCACTTACCTTAACTAATAATGCAGTTGGTAATGCATCAACTTCTTTAATCTGCAAATAGTCTTGTGGCAATTGTTGAATTATTGTAAGTAAATAATCATGTGTTTTAAATTCTTCTAAACCTAGTTCCGGAAATTGATGTAAGTGGCGATAAATAGTTAATAATTCCTCATTTGCTAAAGTCATTTCTTTATCACCCGTCCTACAGCTTACGTAACTCATCCATTAATTCTGTTTTACTCTTCGTTTTAGCATCAATATCTTTGATCTTTTTGGCAGGAACGCCAGCAACAACAGTATCTGCCGCCACATCTTTAGTAACTACTGCACCGGCACCAACAACTGCTCTGGCACCAATATGGACGCCTTCTAGTACGACACAATTGGCACCAATTAAAACATCGTCTTCAACAATCACAGGGGTGGCCGAAGGTGGTTCTACCACTCCAGCAAGCACTGTTCCAGCACCAATATGGCAATTTTCTCCAACAATCGCCCTACCGCCAAGGACTGCACCCATATCAATCATTGTGTTAGCACCAATTTCAGCACCAATATTAATTTGTGCGCCCATCATAATCACGGCATTGTCCCCGATTAATACTTGCTCACGAATAACTGCGCCTGGTTCAATCCGAGCATTAATTTCTTTCATATCCAGCAATGGCACTCCTGAATTACGCCGATCGTTTTCAATTTCGTAATCCACAATTTCGTCCTGATGATCTGCTAAAAAAGGTTTCACATCTTTCCAATCGCCAAAGATAACCCCACTTTGTTTCTCGACGAAGGGTCTGATCGAAGTTGGAAATGATAGTTTACCTAGGTCACCACGAACGTATACCTTCACAGGTGTCTTCTTTTCAGAATTACCAATATAATCGATGATTGCTTGTGCGTCTAATTTTGCCATTTTTTCCTCCTCTAATTACTCTTTATCGCTAACTTTACTAGTAATATCATATTCTTCATCGATATCATGAGCAAGATGATTAATTGCTTTAAATAATTCTCTTCGGGTCACAATCCCAGTAAAATCCCCATTATCAGCAACTACTGGTAAAAATGGTTGATCTGTCAGTAAATGTAAATCCAGCTCAACATCATATGGATCAACTATCGTTGGTGCATCAGTCTGCATTACCTGTTCAACTTTAATATGTTTTAATTTTTCAACATCAATAGTTTCAGTTTCAAGCATTTGTTCGGTGATCATCGGTAAGGATAATAGTCCACGATACTTGCCATCCTTATCAAGTACAATTATTTTAGCATAACGAACCTTGGTCAATACTAAAAAGGCGTGGTACAAATTATTGGTATCCATTACATTAGCAACAACACTGCCCGGAATTAAAAATTTTTCTTGATGATCGGTTAACATACTTTCAACCGCTGGATCAATCATAAATAACATCCTCCTTTAACACTTTCATTGTACTGATATTTGAAGGCCGTGGGTAATTAATTCGGCAAGATTGGAAAAACTTTAATCCCGCCCTCGTTTAATTTTCATATTTAACTTAACGTTGAAATGTAAATGATAATTCTTTGATCGCTTTAAATTGACGATCGTAAAATTGAACAACAAACTTAGCAGCTGTTACATCCACAATGGCATAAGTTCCACCAATCGAAGTAAATTCTCCACGTGGCAGACTAATACTCCCTGGATTGAGAAATAATGCCCCCCGGTTCATGACAACCCCAAGCTTATGGGTATGCCCAAATAATACGATGGTGGCATTTTTTTCTTGTGCCATTAGTTCCAATTTTGTCATCGTCGAATTAACATCTTGCAAATGACCATGCGTTAGTAAAACCTGTTCACCACTTTGTTTGATTAAGCGTGACTGTGGCAATTTTTCATCAAAATCATTATTTCCTTGCACAGTTAGGAAATGCTCGAATAAGCTATCACTAGCCGGTAATTGTGAATCACCACAATGAAACATTAAATCCACTTTATTGTAATATTTATTATCCACCTGCACTAAAATATCACGATCAAAGTGATTATCA
This window encodes:
- the comGA gene encoding competence type IV pilus ATPase ComGA, coding for MSLNQFSNYITQCIESKTSDLYILPNETGYRVMFNSQIQLTTLDQLNKEEGNQLITYLKYRANMAVSEHRRPQVGAILWEIKQQKINLRLSSVGDFKGNESLVVRFIYPLAQLKNQQLVPQQWSQLEQIISRRGLVLFSGPMGSGKTTTMYQLAQHCCQSQIVMTIEDPVEIQEPNFIQLQVNDRAQMNYEQLLKVGLRHRPDVFIIGEIRDEVTAKMAVKAALSGHLVMATVHAQNTFGVVNRMLQLGVAPEYLEQVIQGICYQRLLPMTNDQFAVLYDLLSDAKLELAFDKTNKGMMTSEWEQQLEQCKHENKITKTTAQKYRWG
- a CDS encoding IS5-like element ISLho2 family transposase, giving the protein MVYRKKTVQLSINSFETALGCPLSADNEWVQLANQLPWSEWDEVYQLAFPSNLGRAGKPFRQLYGAQLIKQRTGLSDREVVDAIRDTPAYQYFLGFSEYQPVRPFDHVTLVYFRKRIAPISDQILNIMAKYTGKLLNEALPDKRVVITDATAFPVNVAYPQDTHLLNGTRLKLEADIKLMSNQLKLAPPRTRKREAKKQWVAFSRHPHRWGKQTHKQIKAQLQYIRRDLRFVDELLAQGGQLSERRLKVLSTVRKVYEQQDYMYRNHTHHVSDRIVSLTQPEIRPIVRGKAKQPVEFGPKVDLSITDGVVNIERFSFDSFNESTDFASTIDHYKDVHGVYPDEVLADTLYRTRANIKLCKDLGIKLSGPKLGRRPKHVDPAKRREEQDAENRRGEIEREFSLIKSKLGLGLVTAKTAETIAVTVDTGVVLANLKRVLSFFCVPISIFVEMDGVKLQIDYKMINRLSNLVA
- the comGB gene encoding competence type IV pilus assembly protein ComGB translates to MKTKLPRLLHKNIGGAKLKSKEQAALFSLLADLLKVGFSMRQAINFTQTLLPQHDGMLLEIDRQMASGATFAVSIQRFVNRDIYYQLKIAEQHGNLQQTITQLGKFLNLKVRQQTKLRGLLQYPVILLCLLGMLLLALKIFVFPELAVWQDDQGVGTGRLKFLPWLWGAIAVIVIALVLSTIYKWMKTTTMNRVNLLCQLPLLGRSYRQYYGYYLVTNFALLLQNGMGVKSICQMVRQFDETSLLHQLGEVINQTLNSGQSPNQLIEQYPYLPRELVVFMNKGESVTDLGYELEIFAQMLFKRLMRSIEQLLTFVQPLLFGIIAIVIVGMYLSIMLPIYQSMKGIY
- the ccpA gene encoding catabolite control protein A: MDKQTVTIYDVAREAAVSMATVSRVVNGNPNVKPATRKKVLDVIDRLDYRPNAVARGLASKKTTTIGVIIPDVTNAYFAELALGIDDIASMYKYNIILANSDENGSKELQVVNTLLAKQVDGLIFMGNKMGDDLKHEFERASMPVVVAGSVDIKQELPSVSIDYVAATKEAVANLMKRGNQKVALVTGPMDESINHDYRLKGYRQAIEEAGSQFNDKFVFETNNSYNTGYELAEEIQASGVTAVFVGDDELAAGLLNGLTDRGVKVPADFELTTTNDTKYTEITRPKMSSVTQPLYDIGAVAMRLLTKLMNNEEVDDRNVILPYGLMKRDSTK
- the comGC gene encoding competence type IV pilus major pilin ComGC, whose translation is MKKNKNSLNTKCHNAFTLLEMSVVLFIISLLVLIILPNLAAQRKHASGVHQNAMVSVVQTQIDLYENESDNNKVDFETLQQKDYLTSGWYLRPLNLIAD
- the comGD gene encoding competence type IV pilus minor pilin ComGD, producing the protein MTKNKGFTLLETLIVLGLVSLMFGFGALKLQPVNAASQERHFWQGLQQNWQASQTRAQGDNKGTEINYMPTANQIRFKWRDKKYNTHYSDVVVPSTIQVVSFAPLKMLANGYVKAGTQKFHSTLTNKNYVMKIQLAWGGFYVEVAQ
- a CDS encoding YebC/PmpR family DNA-binding transcriptional regulator, with translation MSGHSKWHNIQGRKNAQDAKRGKIFQKISRDLYQAAKAGDPDPANNPQLRLVMDKARGANMPKDNVQRAIDKATGAGGAKFDEITYEGYGPGGIAVMVSALTDNKNRTAAAVRSAFTHSGGVLGATGSVSYMFNRRGYIVILRDELDTDEDTMLMDALDAGAEDMNTEDEVFEIYTAPGDLASVRDALQEKGYELDTAEITMLPENTTEVPADKVPQYQRLIEELESDDDVADVYEAGVVSDSEE